A section of the Ignavibacteriales bacterium genome encodes:
- a CDS encoding T9SS type A sorting domain-containing protein: MKKILLALFILSASTAFSQWQQVISMNPAQSLHEIEFYDSNTGYTVSTLYNGSTMNIYKTTNGGLNWTAQNSGYTGTRLMAIEILHPDTVYISGNYGIILKTTNGGLNWIRQPTADTTTQLWGLKFTNSFTGYCCGSGGVIYKTTNAGANWNLLNSGSNTQLYKPFFVNETTGYVSGAPVVLKTTNAGQSWFPLDVGVIPPVEFFRDIKFTSENTGYLIADVGRIRKTTNAGVNWTLLSTGTTEALFSISFPTPDTGYVGGDHGIVLKTTNAGDNWTIQQTSLNEFIYGIAFTSPVEGLACSWSGKILKTTNGGVVTSISDPLIIPEGYSLRQNYPNPYNPSTDIEFSILKNEYVKLVVYDYLGREVKTLVSEQLSPGSYSVSFDGENLSSGVYYYKLTAGSFTETKKMTLLK; the protein is encoded by the coding sequence GGCTATACCGTCAGCACCCTTTATAACGGCTCCACCATGAATATATATAAGACCACTAACGGAGGTCTTAACTGGACCGCGCAAAATTCCGGCTATACCGGTACCCGCCTGATGGCAATAGAGATACTGCACCCGGACACGGTTTATATCAGTGGCAATTATGGTATTATCTTAAAGACAACCAACGGTGGGCTTAATTGGATACGCCAGCCAACCGCTGATACCACTACCCAGCTATGGGGACTTAAATTTACCAACTCCTTCACGGGTTATTGTTGCGGAAGCGGGGGAGTCATCTACAAAACAACTAACGCCGGTGCCAACTGGAACCTCCTGAATTCCGGCAGTAATACACAACTGTATAAACCATTTTTCGTAAACGAAACTACCGGATATGTCAGCGGTGCGCCCGTCGTCTTGAAAACCACTAACGCCGGACAAAGCTGGTTCCCGCTGGATGTGGGTGTCATTCCTCCGGTCGAATTCTTTCGTGATATTAAGTTTACTTCGGAAAACACAGGTTACCTCATCGCGGATGTAGGCAGAATTCGTAAAACCACAAATGCAGGCGTCAATTGGACACTCCTAAGTACTGGTACTACGGAAGCGCTGTTCTCAATTAGTTTTCCAACACCTGATACAGGTTATGTGGGAGGCGATCACGGCATAGTACTTAAGACCACAAATGCGGGCGATAATTGGACTATCCAGCAGACCTCTTTAAACGAATTCATATATGGGATTGCTTTTACTTCCCCGGTTGAAGGGCTTGCTTGCTCATGGAGCGGAAAGATCCTTAAAACAACCAATGGCGGTGTCGTTACGTCTATATCAGACCCTCTTATTATTCCTGAAGGATATTCTCTCAGGCAAAATTATCCTAACCCATATAATCCTTCGACGGATATTGAGTTTAGTATCTTAAAAAATGAGTATGTAAAATTGGTCGTATATGATTATCTGGGTAGGGAAGTGAAGACTCTTGTCTCAGAACAGTTATCACCCGGCTCCTATTCTGTATCCTTTGATGGAGAGAACCTCTCCAGTGGTGTCTATTACTATAAACTCACTGCCGGGTCGTTCACTGAAACAAAAAAGATGACTTTACTCAAATAA
- the lpdA gene encoding dihydrolipoyl dehydrogenase, which yields MSKREIVVIGAGPGGYAAAFLAADLGMKVTLLDKEENPGGVCLYRGCIPSKALLHIAKVIREASEMKDWGVDFNKPKITPKKLTAWKDEVVNKNTGGLGILVKQRKIEYIRGEAKFLDSHTLEVTKHDGGTEKVEFDKAILATGSRPVKIPNISIDNPNVLDSTSALNIEDVPGTMLVIGGGYIGLELGSVYAALGTEVTVIEMLPHILNGADRDLARQLETKMKKEVKEIKLNSKVIELKEGKKGLDVTMEDKDGKQTTETFDKVLVSVGRKPNSENLGLENTKVEVTEKGFVKVNNKMQTADEAIYAIGDVVGEPMLAHKASHEGRTAVEVIAGHKAAFEPSAIPAVVFTDPEVAWCGLTETEAKEKGIEVGIAKFPWAASGRAGTLGRTDGLTKLLVEPETERVLGVGIAGPGAGELIAEGVLAVEMAATLTDVKMSIHPHPTLSETVMEAAEVFFGESTHFYKPKKK from the coding sequence TTGAGTAAAAGAGAGATAGTAGTAATCGGGGCGGGACCGGGAGGATACGCGGCGGCGTTCCTGGCGGCAGACCTCGGAATGAAGGTGACATTATTAGATAAGGAAGAGAATCCCGGAGGAGTTTGTTTATATAGGGGGTGTATCCCGTCAAAGGCACTGCTTCACATCGCGAAGGTGATCCGTGAAGCAAGCGAGATGAAGGACTGGGGCGTGGACTTTAACAAGCCTAAGATAACACCAAAGAAACTGACGGCATGGAAAGATGAAGTTGTGAACAAGAACACGGGCGGGCTCGGGATACTGGTTAAGCAGAGAAAGATAGAATACATAAGGGGTGAAGCGAAGTTCCTCGACTCACATACGCTGGAAGTGACAAAACACGACGGCGGAACGGAGAAGGTTGAATTCGACAAGGCAATACTTGCAACGGGTTCCAGACCTGTAAAGATACCAAACATCTCAATAGATAATCCAAACGTACTAGACTCGACATCGGCGCTCAACATAGAGGACGTGCCCGGTACGATGCTTGTCATCGGCGGGGGTTACATCGGGCTGGAGCTGGGATCGGTGTATGCGGCGCTCGGAACGGAAGTAACGGTTATAGAAATGCTACCTCATATTCTGAATGGCGCTGACAGGGACCTTGCGAGACAGCTCGAGACAAAGATGAAGAAGGAAGTGAAGGAGATAAAGCTAAATTCAAAAGTTATCGAACTTAAAGAGGGCAAAAAGGGATTAGATGTAACGATGGAAGATAAGGATGGGAAGCAGACGACAGAGACTTTCGATAAGGTGCTCGTGTCGGTGGGAAGGAAACCGAATTCAGAGAACCTCGGGCTGGAAAATACCAAAGTGGAAGTTACGGAGAAGGGATTTGTAAAGGTGAATAATAAGATGCAGACGGCTGATGAAGCAATCTATGCTATAGGCGACGTAGTGGGAGAACCGATGCTGGCGCACAAGGCTTCCCATGAGGGAAGAACTGCTGTGGAGGTTATTGCGGGGCACAAAGCGGCTTTCGAGCCATCGGCGATACCGGCAGTCGTATTTACCGACCCGGAGGTAGCATGGTGCGGGCTGACAGAAACTGAAGCAAAGGAGAAGGGTATCGAAGTTGGAATAGCAAAATTTCCCTGGGCGGCATCAGGAAGGGCAGGTACACTTGGAAGAACGGACGGGCTGACAAAGCTACTAGTAGAACCTGAGACAGAGAGGGTTCTCGGAGTTGGTATTGCAGGACCGGGTGCAGGAGAGCTGATAGCAGAGGGAGTGCTGGCGGTGGAGATGGCGGCTACACTTACCGACGTCAAGATGTCAATACATCCACACCCGACATTATCGGAGACTGTCATGGAGGCGGCGGAGGTATTTTTCGGAGAGAGCACGCATTTTTACAAGCCGAAGAAGAAGTAA
- a CDS encoding 2-oxo acid dehydrogenase subunit E2 — protein MAKEIKLPEVSENVETGDIVKVLVNVGDTITVDQPIIELETDKAMFEIPATEGGTVSEIKVKEGDKIKIGDVILTVDGNGTAPKKEEPKESDTSDRGEKKEEPPKEEVKEEQPVEEEHIEEVYDEPIEEEVKAEEPKKEEPKAEAKTEVKREKRDGIPAPASPSVRRLARELGVDINEVPGSGPAGRISDEDVKLFVKSLMQQGAPSSTASGGGIAHKPLPDFSKWGETESIPMSNVRRVTAEGLSYAWNTTPMVTQFDEADITELEAFRKKNGPAIKEKGGNLTVTGILVKICEAALAKFPQFNTSIDMEKREVVYKKYFNIGIAVDTDRGLLVPVIKNVNEKSLTDISVELAEISAKARDRKITPEEMDGGNFTISNLGGIGGTGFTPIVYSPQVAILGVSRAGYKQVYKDGEFVARFVMPLSLTYDHRIIDGADAARFLRWICSALESPFSMML, from the coding sequence ATGGCAAAAGAGATCAAATTACCGGAAGTATCGGAAAATGTTGAAACGGGTGACATAGTTAAGGTTCTGGTCAATGTCGGCGACACGATAACGGTGGACCAGCCGATAATCGAACTGGAGACAGATAAAGCGATGTTTGAGATACCTGCAACGGAAGGCGGAACTGTTTCCGAGATAAAGGTAAAAGAGGGTGATAAGATAAAGATAGGCGACGTTATACTGACAGTCGATGGGAACGGCACGGCTCCGAAAAAAGAAGAGCCCAAAGAATCCGACACATCGGACCGTGGGGAGAAGAAAGAAGAACCTCCCAAGGAGGAAGTAAAAGAAGAACAACCAGTAGAGGAAGAGCATATAGAGGAAGTTTATGACGAACCCATCGAGGAAGAAGTAAAAGCAGAAGAGCCGAAGAAAGAAGAACCCAAAGCTGAAGCCAAGACCGAAGTGAAGAGAGAAAAGCGGGATGGTATTCCGGCACCGGCGTCTCCATCTGTAAGAAGACTGGCAAGGGAGCTGGGGGTCGATATTAACGAAGTACCAGGATCGGGTCCAGCAGGACGAATCTCCGATGAAGACGTTAAGCTATTCGTAAAGAGTCTAATGCAACAGGGCGCACCTAGTTCAACGGCAAGCGGAGGCGGTATTGCTCATAAACCGCTGCCGGATTTTTCGAAGTGGGGTGAGACGGAATCGATACCTATGTCAAACGTTCGCAGGGTAACCGCAGAAGGATTAAGCTATGCGTGGAACACAACCCCTATGGTGACACAATTCGACGAGGCTGATATAACGGAGTTAGAAGCATTCAGGAAAAAGAACGGACCTGCAATAAAGGAGAAGGGCGGGAACCTTACGGTAACGGGCATACTGGTAAAGATATGCGAGGCGGCGCTGGCGAAATTCCCGCAGTTCAATACCAGCATCGACATGGAAAAGAGAGAAGTCGTTTATAAGAAGTATTTTAATATCGGTATAGCGGTCGATACGGACAGGGGCTTGCTTGTTCCCGTAATAAAGAATGTGAACGAGAAGAGCCTAACCGACATATCGGTCGAGCTGGCGGAAATCTCGGCAAAGGCAAGAGACAGAAAGATAACGCCGGAAGAAATGGACGGCGGTAACTTCACCATATCGAACCTCGGCGGAATAGGCGGAACGGGTTTCACGCCGATCGTATATTCACCGCAGGTAGCGATACTCGGCGTATCGAGGGCAGGCTACAAGCAGGTTTACAAGGACGGCGAGTTTGTGGCGAGGTTCGTTATGCCATTGTCGCTAACGTATGATCACAGGATAATAGACGGAGCGGACGCGGCGAGATTTTTGAGGTGGATATGCAGCGCGCTCGAGTCGCCTTTCTCTATGATGCTATAA
- the aceE gene encoding pyruvate dehydrogenase (acetyl-transferring), homodimeric type: MSDHERELENQEWLESLDYVQQAEGPERVRELLQRLHVHAKKSGVQAPFSANTPYINTIPATKQPPYPGSREIERTIKSIIRWNAMAMVVRANRESSGIGGHISTYASSATLLEVGFTHFFRGKDGDSDGDIIYFQGHASPGIYARAFLEGRLSEEHLKNFRRELNPSHEGLSSYPHPWLMPNFWEYPTVSMGLGPIMAIYQARFNEYLKDRGIKDTSKQKVWAFIGDGETDEPETLGAITLASREKLENLIFVINCNLQRLDGPVRGNGKIIQELEAIFRGAGWNVIKVIWGSDWDPLLAKDKKGLLVKRMNEVVDGQFQKYSVSDGDYIRKDFFGKYPELLEMVEGYSDEQLSKLARGGHDPEKVYAAYKAAVEHKGSPTVILAQTIKGYGLGEAGEGRNITHSQKKLNEHELRDFRSRFGIPISDDQVDTIPFYKPDDDDKEMVYLREKRKALGGFIPKRNTKAQPIKTPPESLFEEFYEGSGDREVATTMAFVHLLSKLLKDKGIGRYIVPIVPDEARTFGMESLFRQVGIYSHAGQLYEPVDKASLLYYKEAKDGQILEEGITEAGSMSSFIAAGTSYSAHKVNMIPFFIYYSMFGFQRIGDLVWAAGDMRTKGFLLGGTSGRTTLAGEGLQHQDGNSHILAYSVPNLKAYDPAFAYEVAVIVRDGLYRMYEKGEDVFYYITVMNEFYPMPEMPRRKGIKEGILKGMYRFKKSDNNGTDVKAHLFGSGTIMNEAIKAAEMLEKDYGVSADVWNITSYKELYRDAIDIERWNMLNPEKEQKENYIQQTLKNEKGVFVAASDYIKALPASISQWIPGPFTMLGTDGFGRSESRDRLRDFFEVDARYIVAATLGMLAKQGKVKTDLALKAIKDLKLKQDKPNPIIS, from the coding sequence ATGAGCGACCACGAGCGTGAACTGGAAAACCAGGAATGGCTAGAGTCACTGGATTATGTACAGCAGGCGGAAGGACCTGAGAGAGTACGCGAACTGCTCCAGAGACTTCACGTACACGCAAAGAAGAGCGGAGTACAGGCACCGTTTTCCGCAAATACTCCCTACATCAATACAATACCTGCAACAAAACAGCCGCCATATCCCGGAAGCAGGGAGATCGAGCGCACTATAAAAAGCATCATAAGATGGAACGCCATGGCAATGGTGGTTAGAGCCAACCGCGAATCGAGCGGTATCGGCGGACACATCTCGACATACGCATCATCGGCAACACTGCTGGAGGTCGGGTTCACACACTTTTTCAGAGGCAAAGACGGTGACAGCGACGGCGACATCATCTATTTCCAGGGTCACGCCTCACCGGGAATCTACGCGAGGGCTTTTCTCGAGGGCAGGCTGTCGGAGGAGCATTTAAAGAATTTCAGACGCGAGCTTAACCCGTCGCACGAGGGATTGAGTTCATATCCGCACCCGTGGCTAATGCCAAATTTCTGGGAATACCCGACGGTATCGATGGGACTTGGTCCGATAATGGCTATCTATCAGGCGAGATTTAACGAGTACCTGAAGGACAGAGGAATAAAAGACACTTCTAAGCAAAAGGTGTGGGCTTTCATCGGTGACGGTGAGACGGACGAACCGGAAACGCTCGGCGCGATAACGCTGGCATCGAGGGAAAAGCTCGAGAATTTAATCTTCGTTATTAACTGCAACCTGCAAAGGCTTGACGGACCGGTGAGAGGAAACGGAAAGATAATACAGGAACTGGAAGCGATATTCAGAGGCGCAGGATGGAACGTGATCAAGGTCATCTGGGGAAGTGACTGGGACCCGCTATTGGCAAAGGATAAGAAGGGGCTTCTTGTAAAGAGGATGAACGAGGTTGTGGACGGACAGTTCCAGAAGTACAGTGTATCGGACGGTGATTACATCAGGAAGGATTTCTTCGGTAAATACCCGGAACTGCTGGAAATGGTAGAAGGCTATTCCGACGAACAGCTGTCGAAGCTGGCGAGGGGCGGGCATGATCCGGAAAAAGTTTACGCAGCTTATAAGGCGGCGGTGGAACACAAGGGTTCCCCCACGGTGATACTTGCACAGACGATCAAGGGATACGGTCTCGGTGAAGCAGGCGAAGGAAGGAACATTACACACTCACAGAAGAAATTAAACGAACACGAGCTGAGGGATTTCAGATCGAGGTTCGGCATACCGATATCAGACGACCAGGTGGACACGATACCGTTTTACAAACCGGATGACGACGACAAGGAGATGGTGTACCTCCGCGAAAAGAGAAAAGCGCTGGGCGGCTTCATCCCGAAAAGGAATACGAAAGCACAGCCAATAAAAACACCACCGGAAAGTTTATTCGAGGAGTTTTACGAAGGATCGGGAGACAGAGAGGTTGCAACGACGATGGCTTTCGTGCATCTGCTGTCGAAGTTATTAAAAGACAAGGGAATCGGCAGATACATCGTGCCGATAGTACCGGATGAGGCAAGAACGTTTGGTATGGAATCGCTATTCAGGCAGGTGGGAATATATTCACACGCGGGACAGCTTTACGAGCCGGTTGACAAGGCAAGCCTGCTTTATTACAAAGAGGCAAAGGACGGGCAGATACTGGAAGAAGGAATCACTGAAGCGGGTTCGATGTCGTCATTCATAGCGGCGGGTACGTCATATTCAGCTCACAAGGTGAACATGATACCTTTCTTTATTTATTATTCGATGTTCGGATTCCAGCGTATAGGCGACCTGGTATGGGCGGCAGGCGACATGAGAACAAAGGGCTTCCTGCTGGGAGGCACATCGGGACGGACGACGCTTGCGGGCGAGGGTTTACAGCACCAGGACGGCAACAGCCACATACTCGCTTACTCGGTGCCGAATTTAAAAGCATACGACCCGGCATTTGCATACGAGGTAGCGGTGATCGTGCGGGACGGTCTTTACAGAATGTATGAGAAGGGCGAGGACGTGTTTTATTATATCACGGTGATGAACGAGTTCTACCCAATGCCTGAGATGCCAAGAAGAAAAGGTATCAAGGAAGGGATATTAAAAGGGATGTACAGGTTTAAGAAGTCGGATAACAACGGTACGGACGTGAAGGCGCATTTATTCGGAAGCGGAACGATAATGAACGAGGCTATTAAGGCAGCCGAGATGCTGGAGAAAGATTATGGTGTGAGCGCCGACGTGTGGAACATCACCAGTTACAAAGAACTATACCGTGACGCTATCGATATCGAAAGATGGAACATGCTAAACCCGGAGAAAGAGCAGAAAGAAAATTACATACAGCAGACGCTGAAGAATGAGAAGGGTGTTTTTGTTGCGGCGTCGGATTATATAAAGGCGCTTCCGGCATCAATATCACAATGGATACCGGGACCTTTCACAATGCTGGGCACGGACGGGTTCGGCAGGAGCGAGAGCAGGGACAGGCTGAGAGACTTTTTTGAAGTGGACGCCAGATATATAGTTGCCGCTACGCTGGGCATGCTGGCGAAACAGGGAAAGGTAAAAACCGACCTGGCATTAAAAGCGATAAAAGATCTAAAATTAAAACAGGACAAACCAAATCCGATAATAAGCTAA